TACCAGTTCCGGGCGCACGGTGGCGGGGTCTTGCAGCCGCGCTTCCAGCTCCTCGAAATAGGCCGCGTAGCTGCTCTGGGCGTGCTCGTCAATGCTGATGGGCTTGAGCCAGGTCACGGCTCGGAGTGTAGCAGGGCGGCAGGTAGACAAATACGACTTGTTTACTCTTTAAAGCATGAATTGAAAATACAGTGGAACATCCGCGAGTAGGGCGAGCAGAGTGTAGAGAGGCCAGGGATCGGAAGTGCCGAGGCGACACACTCGCTCATGCCGCCGCCTTTCGATGCGAAATATGATCCAGATCACTATTAAAATTCTGCTGATGGCGTAATACTTTCTTATGGATACGCCAATCAAGAAAGCAGGTGCGATGCTGGCCCACCTCGACCTCTTCCATCACATGCTGCATGTGCGCGGCCTGTTGCAGTTGGCGCAGCACATGGAGGAACGCGGCGACCGAGTGACGATGGTGTCGCCCGACAGCATCACGCTGATGGGCAACGGCAGCGACAGTGCCGGGGCCATCACCACCAGCAAGGGAGCCACCATCGAGGCGGGCAGCGCGTACACGGTGCTCAGCACCCTCAAGGGCCACGAAGCGCCGGAATACGCCGTGACCCGCGAGGAACTCAAGGCGCTGAACGCCCGCGCCGTATCGGATATCGAGAGCGGCGACGCCATGCGTGCCTTTGCCGATACCCTGACGCGCATCACGGCGGCAGACGGCACCGCCCCCGAACGCCCCGCTGCCCGCCCCCGGCGCGGTGCCGAGGCCGAAGCTGGACAGGTGAGCGCCGAGAACTGAATCACAGGTGACGCGGGGCGAGTGAT
The nucleotide sequence above comes from Deinococcus ruber. Encoded proteins:
- a CDS encoding multidrug DMT transporter: MDTPIKKAGAMLAHLDLFHHMLHVRGLLQLAQHMEERGDRVTMVSPDSITLMGNGSDSAGAITTSKGATIEAGSAYTVLSTLKGHEAPEYAVTREELKALNARAVSDIESGDAMRAFADTLTRITAADGTAPERPAARPRRGAEAEAGQVSAEN